A genome region from Coffea arabica cultivar ET-39 chromosome 7e, Coffea Arabica ET-39 HiFi, whole genome shotgun sequence includes the following:
- the LOC113701402 gene encoding NAC domain-containing protein 54: MAPVSLPPGFRFHPTDEELVAYYLKRKINGRKIELEIIPEVDLYKCEPWELPGKSLLPSKDLEWYFFSPRDRKYPNGSRTNRATKAGYWKATGKDRKVNSQARAVGMKKTLVYYRGRAPHGARTDWVMHEYRLDERECETNSGLQDAYALCRVFKKSLNIPKIGDHYGTATASDRSSSIDPYSEGRCDDLESFDYSMPSATTINNFNYPMQSASCSSNIIHGSPLNNINEGPSDSRWMQYLSDEAFGFSNPSFPNHAAMSYPPSRVDIALECARLQHRFPLSPLEVQDFPQVGFADARMPQLGYIHENPNQQDIVEEILSVAQASQDFMNEDAWGGNYAPADDFSFLPPTNQIHDSSSFKFIDKLREDCSFRSIDIGMDEGLKSERMVENLRWVGMSDKDLEKSFLEEFKTVPIESISTFQREENQVPGETVHQNDQNEAEKTDYSLGFNNDKGSDNFLTDGDVEDFSSTSNFEVYEKIEVSHGMLISTRQTANTFYHQLMPSKTVRVHLHPMIMHDFPVAKSDSRTVPKTGHFPAKFSSFSSAISKSLKPWRKTVRTFISMIAILNAYWIFYGEYLEDKEPMDDPVMLSNKASELIEGDCTSKTMIKTIKVQDYELNCEKSRVSMVGKGGSISAVHNKIWTYLTLTLALCTFWMHQIVPSP; the protein is encoded by the exons ATGGCACCTGTTTCATTGCCACCGGGCTTTCGGTTTCATCCCACTGATGAGGAACTTGTGGCTTACTatctcaaaagaaaaatcaatggCAGAAAAATTGAGCTTGAGATCATCCCTGAAGTCGATCTCTACAAGTGTGAACCTTGGGAACTGCCAG GGAAATCACTATTACCAAGCAAAGATCTTGAGTGGTACTTCTTTAGTCCCAGAGACCGTAAGTATCCCAATGGATCAAGGACTAATCGGGCAACGAAAGCCGGGTACTGGAAGGCCACCGGAAAAGACAGAAAAGTAAATTCCCAGGCGAGGGCTGTGGGCATgaagaaaaccctagtttactacAGAGGGAGGGCACCCCATGGAGCTCGAACTGATTGGGTCATGCATGAATACCGCTTAGATGAACGAGAATGTGAAACCAACTCAGGCTTGCAG GATGCATATGCACTTTGTCGAGTATTCAAGAAGAGTTTAAACATTCCAAAAATTGGAGACCATTATGGAACTGCTACAGCTAGTGATCGCTCTTCTAGCATTGATCCATATTCAGAAGGAAGATGTGATGATCTAGAGAGCTTTGATTATTCAATGCCATCGGCTACAACTATTAACAACTTTAACTATCCAATGCAATCAGCTAGTTGCTCATCCAACATCATCCATGGTTCTCCATTGAATAACATCAATGAGGGACCTAGTGATAGTAGGTGGATGCAATACTTGTCAGATGAAGCATTTGGTTTTAGCAATCCATCATTTCCAAATCATGCAGCCATGTCATATCCCCCATCAAGG GTGGATATAGCATTGGAATGTGCAAGATTGCAGCACAGGTTCCCATTGTCACCTTTGGAGGTGCAAGATTTTCCCCAAGTTGGCTTTGCCGATGCTAGGATGCCACAACTGGGTTATATTCATGAAAACCCGAATCAGCAAGATATTGTAGAGGAGATCCTATCTGTTGCACAAGCTTCTCAGGATTTCATGAACGAAGACGCCTGGGGTGGAAATTATGCTCCTGCTGATGATTTCTCGTTTCTACCTCCTACCAACCAAATACATGATTCTAGTTCCTTCAAATTTATAGACAAATTAAGAGAAGATTGCAGTTTTAGGTCCATTGACATAGGCATGGATGAGGGGTTGAAATCTGAGAGAATGGTTGAGAACCTGAGATGGGTGGGAATGTCAGACAAGGATCTTGAGAAG TCTTTCTTGGAAGAATTCAAGACAGTCCCAATAGAAAGCATATCAACCTTCCAAAGAGAAGAGAATCAGGTTCCAG GAGAAACCGTCCACCAAAATGACCAGAATGAAGCAGAAAAGACTGATTATTCCCTTGGATTCAACAACGACAAGGGAAGTGACAACTTCTTAACTGATGGAGATGTGGAAGACTTCTCAAGTACTTCCAACTTTGAGGTTTATGAAAAGATAGAAGTCAGTCATGGGATGCTTATTTCGACTCGCCAAACAGCCAACACATTCTATCATCAATTGATGCCTTCAAAGACCGTTAGAGTCCATTTGCACCCCATGATCATGCATGATTTTCCAGTTGCGAAATCAGATTCCAGAACTGTACCAAAAACTGGACATTTTCCAGCCAAATTTTCGAGCTTTTCGAGTGCAATATCCAAATCCCTCAAGCCATGGAGGAAAACGGTGAGGACTTTTATAAGCATGATTGCCATTCTCAATGCTTACTGGATTTTTTATGGAGAATATTTGGAAGATAAAGAGCCAATGGATGATCCTGTAATGCTGAGCAACAAAGCTTCCGAGCTAATAGAGGGTGACTGTACAAGCAAGACCATGATCAAGACAATAAAAGTTCAAGATTATGAATTAAATTGCGAGAAATCCAGGGTTTCAATGGTGGGAAAAGGAGGCAGCATTAGTGCGGTTCACAACAAGATTTGGACTTATCTTACACTGACTTTGGCTCTCTGTACATTTTGGATGCACCAGATAGTGCCTAGCCCTTGA
- the LOC113701970 gene encoding PH, RCC1 and FYVE domains-containing protein 1-like isoform X1 codes for MGEEHVALCPSDRAVEQAIVALKKGAHLLKYGRRGKPKFCPFRLSMDEKSLIWYSGEMEKQLKLSSVTNIIRGQNTKQMKPERESQSFSLIYANGERSLDLICKDKAQADSWFLGLKSIISRSHHRRLFGTLKNQRWAQSCVNSPASYMRRKQILGITEETAKSSQVQSIDGSPAQSFSERCFSDGLSCSSDSFYSESSLSSTQNSVDNFNTSSPYLGPDDLNKKEAVCANTRTHVHSLSQLGRPPRNFTQLGMDVLRDLLIWGGGVEGGCFAGGEEQCDALIPKVLDSTMMLDVQSVSLGGKHAALVTKQGEVFCWGEGKRGRLGHKLDMDSECPKIVDSLNRVFVKSVTCGEYQTCALADSGELYTWGDGGCSADSAGGDIKQSHWLPNRLCGLQDGVSIANVACGAWHTAIVSANGQLFTFGDGTFGVLGHGNVQSISRPKEVESLVGLWVKSVACGPWHTAAIVEVVTDCFKIKRKGGKLFTWGDGDKGKLGHSDQERKLLPTCVTELVDHDFVQVACGRVLTAGLTNMGKIYAMGSAEHGQLGNPHARDKSITIVQGKLKDEYVKEISVGSSHIAALTSRGNVFTWGKGANGQLGLGDRRDRNSPTLVEALRDMQVEHITCGSSSTAAICLHKSVATTDQSACKGCGTAFGFTRKKQNCYNCGLLFCRACCSKKASNASLAPSKVKSFRVCDPCFKKLQKIADSDGQYKLDSQSPRLLLTSLKAMSDEKEYRGDGSGAWSRMKLTTNYSEEKVQGDKQQPLDSTSSSLGGLHRWGQVPCPRAFRINSGDQRIPHLSSLSPLRTQLASSSPANFQALPLVVKSASFAAMNQEKDTLLSDEFLLEEIRKLRIQSESLKKLCQTRDEEIQECRRKLEEAWALAKEEAAKSKAAKEVIKALTSRLKTMSEKLSAERDLKDQASVEKFTSISSSQVVTTCEPPEVCRMEDRRVDSVCNSPMLFSNTLKYLRDKHRNGDAASVEKSCAEKVDTEQLGIKSLKLEWVEQYQPGIYITLTALPNGQKALRRVRFSRKKFTEREAERWWDENQLLVYQKFEIEEYTSSNQGMMVL; via the exons GATGAGAAATCTTTGATTTGGTATTCTGGTGAGATGGAAAAACAATTGAAATTAAGCTCGGTTACAAACATCATTCGCGGTCAAAATACT AAACAAATGAAACCAGAAAGAGAAAGTCAAAGTTTTTCACTTATCTATGCGAATGGTGAACGCTCTCTTGATCTG ATCTGCAAGGACAAAGCACAGGCTGATTCTTGGTTTTTAGGCTTGAAATCTATAATATCCAGGAGTCACCATCGTAGATTGTTTGGCACATTGAAAAACCAAAGATGGGCTCAAAGTTGTGTCAATAGTCCAGCTAGTTACATGCGAAGGAAGCAAATTCTTGGAATCACGGAAGAGACAGCTAAATCATCTCAG GTTCAAAGCATAGATGGGAGTCCTGCACAATCATTTTCAGAGAGGTGTTTTTCGGATGGGTTATCATGTTCTTCTGATAGCTTTTATTCGGAGTCAAGTCTATCAAGTACCCAAAATTCCGTGGATAACTTTAACACAAGTTCTCCATATCTTGGCCCTGATGATCTAAATAAGAAAGAAGCAGTTTGTGCCAATACAAGAACCCACGTTCACAGCCTTAGTCAGCTTGGGAGACCCCCTCGTAATTTTACCCAATTAGGAATGGATGTCTTAAGAGATCTTCTGATTTGGGGAGGAGGAGTAGAAGGAGGATGTTTTGCTGGCGGTGAAGAGCAATGCGATGCATTAATACCCAAAGTGCTGGATTCTACCATGATGCTTGATGTGCAATCAGTGTCTTTAGGGGGGAAACATGCTGCCTTAGTCACCAAACAAGGAGAAGTCTTCTGTTGGGGTGAAGGAAAGAGGGGAAGGCTTGGTCACAAACTCGATATGGATTCTGAATGTCCAAAAATTGTTGACTCCCTTAACAGGGTTTTTGTAAAATCTGTTACATGTGGTGAATATCAGACCTGTGCTCTTGCAGATTCTGGTGAGCTGTACACGTGGGGTGATGGTGGTTGTAGTGCCGATTCAGCAGGTGGAGATATAAAGCAAAGCCATTGGCTGCCAAACAGACTTTGTGGGTTGCAGGATGGTGTTTCGATAGCCAATGTTGCTTGTGGAGCATGGCATACAGCTATTGTATCTGCAAATGGGCAATTATTTACTTTTGGTGATGGAACATTTGGAGTACTTGGTCATGGAAATGTCCAAAGCATTTCACGCCCTAAAGAAGTCGAGTCACTTGTTGGGCTATGGGTAAAATCtgttgcatgtggtccatggcACACAGCTGCAATAGTGGAAGTTGTGACAGATTGTTTTAAAATCAAGCGTAAAGGAGGGAAGTTATTTACTTGGGGAGATGGGGATAAAGGAAAGCTTGGCCATTCGGATCAAGAGAGGAAGCTTTTACCAACATGTGTCACAGAGCTTGTTGATCACGATTTTGTTCAAGTTGCATGTGGAAGAGTGTTGACTGCTGGACTGACTAATATGGGTAAGATATATGCAATGGGGAGTGCAGAGCATGGGCAACTGGGAAATCCTCATGCCAGGGATAAATCAATAACAATTGTACAGGGGAAGCTAAAAGATGAGTATGTTAAAGAGATCTCTGTAGGTTCTAGTCACATTGCTGCCTTAACCTCAAGGGGCAACGTTTTCACATGGGGAAAAGGTGCAAATGGACAATTGGGACTGGGTGATAGAAGGGATAGAAACTCTCCAACTTTAGTAGAAGCCCTCAGGGACATGCAGGTAGAACATATTACCTGTGGATCAAGCTCTACAGCTGCTATTTGTTTGCACAAATCTGTTGCTACAACTGATCAATCAGCTTGCAAAGGATGTGGGACAGCTTTTGGATTTACAAGGAAGAAGCAAAACTGCTACAATTGCGGGCTTTTGTTCTGCCGTGCATGCTGCAGCAAGAAAGCTAGTAATGCATCTTTGGCACCTAGCAAAGTCAAGTCATTTCGCGTATGTGATCCATGCTTTAAAAAGTTGCAAAAAATAGCTGATTCTGATGGACAGTATAAGCTTGATTCTCAGAGCCCAAGATTATTATTAACATCACTGAAGGCTATGTCTGATGAAAAAGAATACAGAGGAGATGGAAGTGGTGCATGGAGTAGAATGAAATTGACAACAAATTACTCTGAAGAGAAAGTTCAAGGGGACAAACAGCAGCCCTTGGACTCCACTTCATCTTCATTGGGTGGATTGCACAGGTGGGGGCAGGTTCCTTGCCCTCGAGCTTTTAGAATAAACTCTGGAGACCAAAGAATTCCCCATCTGTCTTCCCTTTCACCTTTGAGGACTCAATTAGCTTCCTCTTCTCCAGCTAACTTCCAAGCACTTCCTTTGGTTGTGAAATCTGCATCTTTTGCTGCTATGAATCAAGAGAAGGACACTTTGCTATCAGATGAATTCCTTCTTGAAGAAATACGGAAGCTAAGGATTCAA TCTGAGAGTCTTAAAAAGCTATGCCAAACAAGAGATGAGGAAATTCAAGAATGTCGACGAAAACTTGAGGAAGCGTGGGCACTTGCAAAGGAGGAAGCTGCCAAGAGTAAAGCAGCAAAGGAAGTTATAAAAGCTCTTACATCAAGG CTTAAAACAATGTCAGAGAAACTCTCTGCTGAAAGGGATCTTAAAGATCAAGCTAGTGTGGAGAAATTCACATCCATATCGTCCTCTCAAGTTGTTACTACATGTGAGCCTCCTGAAGTATGTCGAATGGAAGACAGAAGAGTGGATAGTGTATGCAATTCTCCAATGCTTTTTTCCAACACATTGAAGTATCTCCGAGATAAACACCGTAATGGAGATGCTGCATCAGTAGAGAAATCCTGTGCAGAAAAAGTAGATACTGAACAACTTGGAATAAAGTCCTTGAAGCTCGAATGGGTAGAACAGTATCAACCTGGCATCTACATCACACTCACAGCACTGCCAAATGGACAGAAGGCCCTCAGGCGAGTTAGATTCAG TCGGAAAAAGTTCACCGAGAGAGAGGCAGAAAGATGGTGGGATGAGAATCAACTGTTAGTGTATCAAAAATTTGAGATTGAggaatatacaagttcaaatcaaGGTATGATGGTGTTATGA
- the LOC113701970 gene encoding PH, RCC1 and FYVE domains-containing protein 1-like isoform X2, translating into MEKQLKLSSVTNIIRGQNTKQMKPERESQSFSLIYANGERSLDLICKDKAQADSWFLGLKSIISRSHHRRLFGTLKNQRWAQSCVNSPASYMRRKQILGITEETAKSSQVQSIDGSPAQSFSERCFSDGLSCSSDSFYSESSLSSTQNSVDNFNTSSPYLGPDDLNKKEAVCANTRTHVHSLSQLGRPPRNFTQLGMDVLRDLLIWGGGVEGGCFAGGEEQCDALIPKVLDSTMMLDVQSVSLGGKHAALVTKQGEVFCWGEGKRGRLGHKLDMDSECPKIVDSLNRVFVKSVTCGEYQTCALADSGELYTWGDGGCSADSAGGDIKQSHWLPNRLCGLQDGVSIANVACGAWHTAIVSANGQLFTFGDGTFGVLGHGNVQSISRPKEVESLVGLWVKSVACGPWHTAAIVEVVTDCFKIKRKGGKLFTWGDGDKGKLGHSDQERKLLPTCVTELVDHDFVQVACGRVLTAGLTNMGKIYAMGSAEHGQLGNPHARDKSITIVQGKLKDEYVKEISVGSSHIAALTSRGNVFTWGKGANGQLGLGDRRDRNSPTLVEALRDMQVEHITCGSSSTAAICLHKSVATTDQSACKGCGTAFGFTRKKQNCYNCGLLFCRACCSKKASNASLAPSKVKSFRVCDPCFKKLQKIADSDGQYKLDSQSPRLLLTSLKAMSDEKEYRGDGSGAWSRMKLTTNYSEEKVQGDKQQPLDSTSSSLGGLHRWGQVPCPRAFRINSGDQRIPHLSSLSPLRTQLASSSPANFQALPLVVKSASFAAMNQEKDTLLSDEFLLEEIRKLRIQSESLKKLCQTRDEEIQECRRKLEEAWALAKEEAAKSKAAKEVIKALTSRLKTMSEKLSAERDLKDQASVEKFTSISSSQVVTTCEPPEVCRMEDRRVDSVCNSPMLFSNTLKYLRDKHRNGDAASVEKSCAEKVDTEQLGIKSLKLEWVEQYQPGIYITLTALPNGQKALRRVRFSRKKFTEREAERWWDENQLLVYQKFEIEEYTSSNQGMMVL; encoded by the exons ATGGAAAAACAATTGAAATTAAGCTCGGTTACAAACATCATTCGCGGTCAAAATACT AAACAAATGAAACCAGAAAGAGAAAGTCAAAGTTTTTCACTTATCTATGCGAATGGTGAACGCTCTCTTGATCTG ATCTGCAAGGACAAAGCACAGGCTGATTCTTGGTTTTTAGGCTTGAAATCTATAATATCCAGGAGTCACCATCGTAGATTGTTTGGCACATTGAAAAACCAAAGATGGGCTCAAAGTTGTGTCAATAGTCCAGCTAGTTACATGCGAAGGAAGCAAATTCTTGGAATCACGGAAGAGACAGCTAAATCATCTCAG GTTCAAAGCATAGATGGGAGTCCTGCACAATCATTTTCAGAGAGGTGTTTTTCGGATGGGTTATCATGTTCTTCTGATAGCTTTTATTCGGAGTCAAGTCTATCAAGTACCCAAAATTCCGTGGATAACTTTAACACAAGTTCTCCATATCTTGGCCCTGATGATCTAAATAAGAAAGAAGCAGTTTGTGCCAATACAAGAACCCACGTTCACAGCCTTAGTCAGCTTGGGAGACCCCCTCGTAATTTTACCCAATTAGGAATGGATGTCTTAAGAGATCTTCTGATTTGGGGAGGAGGAGTAGAAGGAGGATGTTTTGCTGGCGGTGAAGAGCAATGCGATGCATTAATACCCAAAGTGCTGGATTCTACCATGATGCTTGATGTGCAATCAGTGTCTTTAGGGGGGAAACATGCTGCCTTAGTCACCAAACAAGGAGAAGTCTTCTGTTGGGGTGAAGGAAAGAGGGGAAGGCTTGGTCACAAACTCGATATGGATTCTGAATGTCCAAAAATTGTTGACTCCCTTAACAGGGTTTTTGTAAAATCTGTTACATGTGGTGAATATCAGACCTGTGCTCTTGCAGATTCTGGTGAGCTGTACACGTGGGGTGATGGTGGTTGTAGTGCCGATTCAGCAGGTGGAGATATAAAGCAAAGCCATTGGCTGCCAAACAGACTTTGTGGGTTGCAGGATGGTGTTTCGATAGCCAATGTTGCTTGTGGAGCATGGCATACAGCTATTGTATCTGCAAATGGGCAATTATTTACTTTTGGTGATGGAACATTTGGAGTACTTGGTCATGGAAATGTCCAAAGCATTTCACGCCCTAAAGAAGTCGAGTCACTTGTTGGGCTATGGGTAAAATCtgttgcatgtggtccatggcACACAGCTGCAATAGTGGAAGTTGTGACAGATTGTTTTAAAATCAAGCGTAAAGGAGGGAAGTTATTTACTTGGGGAGATGGGGATAAAGGAAAGCTTGGCCATTCGGATCAAGAGAGGAAGCTTTTACCAACATGTGTCACAGAGCTTGTTGATCACGATTTTGTTCAAGTTGCATGTGGAAGAGTGTTGACTGCTGGACTGACTAATATGGGTAAGATATATGCAATGGGGAGTGCAGAGCATGGGCAACTGGGAAATCCTCATGCCAGGGATAAATCAATAACAATTGTACAGGGGAAGCTAAAAGATGAGTATGTTAAAGAGATCTCTGTAGGTTCTAGTCACATTGCTGCCTTAACCTCAAGGGGCAACGTTTTCACATGGGGAAAAGGTGCAAATGGACAATTGGGACTGGGTGATAGAAGGGATAGAAACTCTCCAACTTTAGTAGAAGCCCTCAGGGACATGCAGGTAGAACATATTACCTGTGGATCAAGCTCTACAGCTGCTATTTGTTTGCACAAATCTGTTGCTACAACTGATCAATCAGCTTGCAAAGGATGTGGGACAGCTTTTGGATTTACAAGGAAGAAGCAAAACTGCTACAATTGCGGGCTTTTGTTCTGCCGTGCATGCTGCAGCAAGAAAGCTAGTAATGCATCTTTGGCACCTAGCAAAGTCAAGTCATTTCGCGTATGTGATCCATGCTTTAAAAAGTTGCAAAAAATAGCTGATTCTGATGGACAGTATAAGCTTGATTCTCAGAGCCCAAGATTATTATTAACATCACTGAAGGCTATGTCTGATGAAAAAGAATACAGAGGAGATGGAAGTGGTGCATGGAGTAGAATGAAATTGACAACAAATTACTCTGAAGAGAAAGTTCAAGGGGACAAACAGCAGCCCTTGGACTCCACTTCATCTTCATTGGGTGGATTGCACAGGTGGGGGCAGGTTCCTTGCCCTCGAGCTTTTAGAATAAACTCTGGAGACCAAAGAATTCCCCATCTGTCTTCCCTTTCACCTTTGAGGACTCAATTAGCTTCCTCTTCTCCAGCTAACTTCCAAGCACTTCCTTTGGTTGTGAAATCTGCATCTTTTGCTGCTATGAATCAAGAGAAGGACACTTTGCTATCAGATGAATTCCTTCTTGAAGAAATACGGAAGCTAAGGATTCAA TCTGAGAGTCTTAAAAAGCTATGCCAAACAAGAGATGAGGAAATTCAAGAATGTCGACGAAAACTTGAGGAAGCGTGGGCACTTGCAAAGGAGGAAGCTGCCAAGAGTAAAGCAGCAAAGGAAGTTATAAAAGCTCTTACATCAAGG CTTAAAACAATGTCAGAGAAACTCTCTGCTGAAAGGGATCTTAAAGATCAAGCTAGTGTGGAGAAATTCACATCCATATCGTCCTCTCAAGTTGTTACTACATGTGAGCCTCCTGAAGTATGTCGAATGGAAGACAGAAGAGTGGATAGTGTATGCAATTCTCCAATGCTTTTTTCCAACACATTGAAGTATCTCCGAGATAAACACCGTAATGGAGATGCTGCATCAGTAGAGAAATCCTGTGCAGAAAAAGTAGATACTGAACAACTTGGAATAAAGTCCTTGAAGCTCGAATGGGTAGAACAGTATCAACCTGGCATCTACATCACACTCACAGCACTGCCAAATGGACAGAAGGCCCTCAGGCGAGTTAGATTCAG TCGGAAAAAGTTCACCGAGAGAGAGGCAGAAAGATGGTGGGATGAGAATCAACTGTTAGTGTATCAAAAATTTGAGATTGAggaatatacaagttcaaatcaaGGTATGATGGTGTTATGA